In Prochlorococcus marinus CUG1415, the sequence GCAATGAGAGCAAGAGGTACAAAAGTCACTGATGTAGCTGTTCTTGTAGTAGCCGCAGATGATGGTTGCAGACCTCAAACACTTGAAGCCATAAGTCATGCAAGAGCTGCAAAAGTACCAATTGTAGTAGCAATAAATAAAATTGATAAAGAAGGGGCATCTCCAGACAAAGTCAAGCAGGAACTATCAGAAAAAGATTTAATCGCTGAAGATTGGGGAGGAGATACTGTGATGGTTCCAGTCAGTGCTATCAAAAAACAAAATATTGATAAATTGCTCGAAATGATTTTGTTAGTTTCAGAAGTTGAAGACCTACAAGCTAACCCTAACAGATCAGCTAAAGGTACCGTAATTGAAGCCCATCTAGATAAAGCTAAAGGTCCTGTAGCTACTTTGTTAGTACAAAATGGTACCTTGAAATCTGGGGATGTTTTAGCTGCAGGCTCAGTCCTTGGAAAAATCAGAGCAATGGTTGATGAACATGGCAATAGAATCAAAGAAGCAGGGCCATCATTCCCCGTGGAAGCATTAGGATTCAGTGAAGTACCAACAGCGGGTGATGAATTTGAGGTCTACTCTGATGAGAAAACTGCACGAGCAATTGTCGGAGATAGAGCAACAGATGCGAGGGCTACAAAATTAGCTCAGCAAATGGCCTCTAGAAGAGTAAGCTTATCATCCTTATCAACTCAAGCAAATGATGGAGAATTAAAAGAATTAAACTTAATTCTTAAAGCTGATGTTCAAGGTAGTGTTGAAGCGATATTGGGATCGCTAGAACAATTACCAAAAAATGAGGTTCAAGTCAGAGTTCTACTCTCAGCTCCAGGAGAAATAACTGAGACCGATATAGATCTAGCAGCTGCATCAGGGTCAGTAATCATTGGGTTTAACACCTCATTAGCCTCTGGAGCAAAAAGAGCAGCTGATGCGAATGAGGTTGATATAAGAGAATATGAAGTCATCTATAAACTTTTAGAAGATATTCAGTTAGCAATGGAAGGTCTACTTGAACCCGATCTTGTCGAAGAATCATTAGGTCAAGCCGAAGTTAGAGCAACTTTCTCAGTTGGTAAAGGAGCTATAGCAGGGTGTTATATACAAACTGGTAAATTACAACGGAATTGCTCTCTTAGAGTTATTAGATTAGATAAAGTAATTTTTGAGGGTAATTTAGATTCTCTAAAAAGGTCTAAAGATGATGTCAAAGAAGTAAATACAGGATTTGAATGTGGAGTTGGCTGCGACAAATTCTCTTCGTGGATTGAAGGAGACATAATTGAAGCATTCAAATTTGTTACTAAAAAGAGAACATTAACTAAATAACTGAATATTTAAATTGTTAATCTTTATTCCTATCAAAAAATAATAAAGTAGGGAATAGTATACAAGCACCCAATTGTATTAAAAGGTTATTTGTATTTAATTCACTTCCACTGGCAATTTTGGAAAGCATGATTAAAAGACCCAATAATGCCGAACCACTAAAAGCTATCCATAATATTCTCCTTAATCCCTTGAAAGGGGCCTGTGTTTCCTTTAATAACTTCTTTTTTAATTCAGGATCTATTTTTGACATAAATGCTTT encodes:
- a CDS encoding DUF3493 domain-containing protein — encoded protein: MSKIDPELKKKLLKETQAPFKGLRRILWIAFSGSALLGLLIMLSKIASGSELNTNNLLIQLGACILFPTLLFFDRNKD